One genomic window of Bactrocera dorsalis isolate Fly_Bdor chromosome 4, ASM2337382v1, whole genome shotgun sequence includes the following:
- the LOC105229803 gene encoding centrosomal and chromosomal factor yields the protein MDNTTAKNTIDNATNANAATTATVGNEGVINSNSCSGGGGGGRSSGSSNNQNNGNHNSSTHNGSVSGSNTQHNSGCSSRHMKTNMSGAGVPTLPAAVLPLSATSVGSTPPSSAEATNTNNFAYYTGAAETVAATAGTAATQRHAVAATPPLPPPPQTLPPQSSAAAASSATAHYPPPHQQHYAAGNTVAPLSDAFHHQQMQLQLQQQYEQHYQLQTAYFHQQQQPPPPTQSQQEDQSTTYVTPQQPSTQYQHAVATTTTVNQHAARSNRQATPSTATHHATNTSQATTTAQQQQPQAAMTHALTHTTQQQQQQQQQQIYPTAMLAIATAPPPPTTYGVSGGSGAPAPLANISTVNATQNVNVISAAPIVVEFSNFQLNCMRTTATTTTNGGASAAAAAAMVATTQANSDVNRGLAGGVIGQANTQHHHHRHHHHYHNAAAAGNMHAHTHQQALLQQTQPQQQQQHQHQHQHALQSDATLADRQQLQHQQYAQQPTQPLQQHATHYGYHQPHHHHHHQNVRHYHHAPPPPPAPL from the coding sequence ATGGACAATACAACAGCAAAAAACACGATAGATAATGCCACCAACGCGAATGCTGCAACCACAGCGACGGTTGGTAATGAAGGTGTTATCAATAGCAATAGCTGCagcggtggcggtggtggtggacgtagcagcggcagcagcaacaatcaGAACAACGGCAATCACAACAGTAGCACACACAATGGCAGCGTCAGCGGTAGCAACACACAACACAACAGCGGCTGCAGTAGCAGACACATGAAAACGAATATGAGCGGCGCCGGTGTGCCGACACTGCCCGCAGCAGTGCTACCCCTGTCAGCAACATCCGTAGGCAGCACACCGCCGAGCAGCGCTGAAGCGACAAATACCAACAATTTCGCTTATTACACGGGCGCCGCTGAAACGGTGGCAGCAACAGCTGGCACAGCTGCAACGCAGCGACATGCTGTAGCAGCAACGCCACCACTACCACCCCCACCACAAACGTTGCCACCACAATCATCAGCTGCGGCGGCCTCATCAGCAACAGCGCACTATCCACCACCACACCAGCAACACTATGCCGCGGGCAACACAGTGGCGCCACTGTCGGATGCCTTTCACCACCAGCAGATGCAGctacagctgcaacaacaatatgaGCAGCATTATCAACTGCAAACAGCCTATTttcaccagcagcagcagccgccgCCACCGACGCAGTCGCAGCAAGAAGACCAATCAACAACGTATGTGACGCCACAACAGCCGTCTACACAATACCAACATGCGgtggccacaacaacaacagtaaatcaACATGCAGCGCGCAGCAATAGACAAGCAACGCCGTCGACAGCCACACACCACGCAACGAACACatcacaagcaacaacaacagcacagcagcagcagccacagGCAGCAATGACGCACGCGTTGACACACaccacacagcaacaacaacagcagcagcagcagcaaatatACCCCACGGCTATGTTGGCAATCGCCACCGCACCGCCGCCACCAACAACGTACGGTGTTAGCGGTGGCAGCGGTGCCCCGGCACCTTTGGCCAACATAAGCACCGTTAATGCCACACAAAACGTCAATGTGATTTCGGCAGCGCCGATCGTGGTGGAATTCAGCAATTTTCAACTGAATTGTATGCGCACAACGGCCACAACGACGACAAATGGTGGCGcttcagcagcagcagcggcagcaatgGTCGCAACAACACAAGCGAACAGCGACGTGAATCGCGGCTTGGCAGGCGGCGTCATCGGGCAAGCGAACACACAACACCATCATCATCGCCACCACCATCACTATCACAATGCTGCTGCGGCGGGCAACATGCATGCGCATACACACCAACAAGCGCTGCTGCAACAGAcacaaccgcaacaacaacagcagcatcaaCATCAGCACCAGCACGCGCTGCAATCAGATGCAACGCTGGCCGACAGACAGCAGCTGCAGCATCAGCAATATGCGCAGCAGCCAACGCAGCCGCTCCAGCAACATGCAACACATTACGGCTATCACCAGCcgcatcatcatcaccatcatcaGAATGTGCGGCACTATCATCAtgcgccgccgccgccaccagcGCCGTTGTAA
- the LOC105229745 gene encoding alanine--glyoxylate aminotransferase 2-like, whose protein sequence is MSFTREQLESAMSEKLSKSDTIKLRNKHIGQACQLFYRSDPLKIVRGQGQYMFDEMGTRYLDCINNVAHVGHCHPKVVRAGSLQMATISTNNRFLHDELVQCAKTLTSKMPGDLSVCFFVNSGSEANDLALRLARNYTKRRDVITLDHAYHGHLTAVMEVSPYKFNQPGGEPKPDYVHVAPCPDVYRGKYVDKEHPGEDMAELYCAPIVEVCKKLQAQGKGVAAFIAESLQSCGGQIIPPAGYFRAVYDAVHAAGGLTIADEVQVGFGRVGTHYWAFETQDVVPDIVTVAKPMGNGHPVGAVVTTPEIAHAFYATGVAYFNTYGGNPVSCAIANAVMRVIEEEGLQENARSVGDYLLKKCLEFSKEFDIIGDVRGVGLFVGIELVKNRETREPDTKSAHWVVNRMKSLHKVLVSSDGPNDNVIKLKPPMCFNQENADQFLQAFRECLAMLVKEGNDAHFMVGADAEQNTSTMFENRQRLIKSS, encoded by the exons ATGTCTTTCACACGTGAACAACTGGAATCGGCGATGAGCGAGAAGTTGTCCAAGTCGGACACCATCAAATTGCGGAACAAACACATCGG CCAAGCCTGCCAACTGTTCTACCGTTCTGATCCATTGAAAATTGTGCGTGGTCAGGGCCAGTATATGTTCGATGAGATGGGTACTCGCTATTTGGACTGCATCAATAATGTGGCGCACG TCGGTCATTGCCATCCGAAAGTGGTGCGCGCTGGCAGCCTACAAATGGCCACCATCTCGACGAATAATCGTTTTCTACACGACGAGCTCGTGCAATGCGCCAAAACGTTGACCAGCAAAATGCCCGGCGATCTGTCGGTCTGCTTCTTTGTCAACTCCGGCTCGGAAGCCAACGACTTGGCTCTGCGTTTGGCACGCAACTACACCAAGCGACGCGATGTGATCACACTCGATCA CGCCTACCACGGCCACTTGACCGCCGTTATGGAAGTCTCACCGTACAAATTCAACCAACCCGGCGGTGAACCGAAACCCGACTATGTGCACGTTGCACCCTGTCCCGACGTCTATCGCGGCAAATATGTCGACAAAGAGCATCCTGGCGAAGATATGGCCGAACTCTACTGTGCGCCCATTGTAGAGGTATGCAAGAAATTGCAAGCTCAGGGTAAGGGTGTAGCTGCCTTCATCGCTGAGAGTTTACAGAGCTGCGGTGGTCAAATCATACCACCAGCCGGTTACTTCCGTGCTGTGTACGATGCTGTGCATGCCGCCGGCGGTCTCACCATCGCCGATGAGGTACAAGTCGGTTTCGGACGTGTTGGCACACATTATTGGGCTTTCGAGACGCAAGATGTTGTGCCCGATATTGTAACGGTCGCCAAGCCAATGGGCAATGGTCATCCAGTTGGCGCTGTGGTCACCACACCAGAGATAGCGCATGCCTTCTACGCCACCGGTGTGGCCTACTTCAACACCTACGGCGGTAATCCGGTCTCTTGCGCCATTGCTAACGCTGTAATGCGCGTCATCGAAGAGGAGGGTCTGCAGGAGAATGCACGCAGTGTTGGTGATTATTTGTTGAAGAAATGTCTTGAATTCAGCAAGGAATTCGACATTATCGGTGATGTGCGTGGTGTGGGTCTCTTTGTGGGCATTGAATTGGTGAAAAATCGTGAGACCCGCGAACCGGATACCAAGTCGGCGCATTGGGTTGTCAATCGCATGAAGTCGCTGCACAAGGTGCTTGTCTCCTCCGACGGTCCCAATGACAATGTGATCAAGCTAAAGCCACCCATGTGTTTCAATCAGGAGAATGCCGATCAATTCCTGCAAGCTTTCCGCGAATGTTTGGCCATGCTCGTGAAGGAGGGCAACGATGCACACTTCATGGTCGGCGCTGATGCCGAGCAGAATACTAGCACGATGTTCGAAAATCGTCAACGGCTCATCAAGTCGTCATAA